The Magallana gigas chromosome 6, xbMagGiga1.1, whole genome shotgun sequence genome includes the window GCAAAACAACTATCAGCTGGACATAATAATGAAGAGCAATTTAGTCTTGATACAGAATAAATACAAAAGTGACTTcaacaaaataacatattaattaagacaaataGCACAGAAACCAATCGGTTAAAGGAAAAAATTGCACAGTCCATACAGAGTTTAGAAAATGCCCAATATCACCGACAACACACAGAACCAGGATCACAACAATAAATTGACGGCAAAAGTCCATGATTTGCGGTCTAAGTTGACAACAAAGGAAGTCCGTAATCAATGGAAAAGACAGGTGTCTGTTTCTATCCTGgtcattttgtttatatatatgtgaTCTGATATTGACAAATACCCGTTTATAAATGGAAACTAGAGAATCGGAATTTAAAGGTaataataaactacatgtactgacaAATTAACCGTGTTATCGTCATGACGCTGATAAtcattgtaaaatttcaatctGTACACTGTACGTGTGATACCGgtattgaaaacattatttttttaaagttctaaTTCACTCGTTCAAAcgaacaataaaatatttataaaataaaactcaaaATACCCATATCTATAGGAACAGCTCGCTTGCGGGAgtgcaacatacatgtacttcgaaaatgaagaaagaacaaaaatatgtttatccCGCCTTAAATAACAAGATTCTTAGTTTCCATTTTCCGATTTCCAGcgaccattttttaaaaaaaaatctgtcatAAATACCCTTGTTAACAGCTGCAGTAGCACCGTAACCTCAAGCTCGGAAAATATGTAACCCGAATTTCGATTTTTCTAAACCAATTTCCTGGAGAGcctttctaaaaacaaaaatatctctTGCTGTTGAATAAGAAATGCTTTTTTCACAcctaaaaacctttttttttgcaatatctGATTGGccgaaataaatacatgtactcttgAGACAATTTTATGTATCCCCCGTCCTTTATAACTTTAGAACTAACTACATTCTCACTCAATTCCAAGATTGGACCCACAAGTGCCTCTGAATTGTCCAGTGAATATACGATGAAGATACGTCgatttcataattttacatgtaaatgatgtaGAGTATGGGACGTATTTAACTTAATACCGAATTCTTAGGAAGTCGAACTACATATGTATATTACAATGAAATTAATTTGCACGTACATGTGAATTTATctgtacattaattaatgaagcgaaatatataaaagttgtaaataaataattttagttGCAGCTCTTCCTTACTCTTGAATTCACCtttataaatatagatatttcattgatatttaagTTTACACTTAATGCCCTTTAACATGAGTTTTTATTACGTACTGCTGATTGTTGATTagttattaaaaattatcacaTTTCAAAGCATTTTTGACACTTTAGAGGAAAAGCGATTTTTAAAGCCAATATTTTCGACGGACAGTAGCTGCtaattaaacttaaaagtatAATTATGAAAGTAAAAAGACATATCGATATACCACAGAAAGTAGGATTCACCCCCTCCCCACACACACAGACCAAATCTTCTTTGAAATATTATGtagtatataaataaaactaatgTATCTTCAATCTTCTAGGTATCTGATTCTTTTGGCGATTCCGGTCAGACACTCTCCAACCATCATCTCGCCGTGACCAAGGATACACACACCGCGTGGATCTTTTATTCCTCCTTCAGGAATGATGTACCTCAGGAATCGCCCGTCTTTGTCCAACATGTGAATCTTGTTACCCTGAAAATCTGTTACAATGACATGACCAACAGAATCAGTAGCAACTGATAGAGCTTTAAAATCTTCGTCCTTCCCCGAGTACGAGTACCGGAATATGCCTAATCTATCGACAGCAATGACTGCTTTTTTCTCCCAGTCAGTTACAATGATATCCTCGTTGACATTCTCAGTGATGTACATCACCCGTTTGTACAGAGGTTGACACTGCGAGTCGTACTGGATTTCCTGGAGCACGGTACCGGTACTGCTGTATCGAACGACTTTGGACTGATCGTCTTTACGGAGACAGACCAGTAGATCACCAGACGCGGCGCTTGTGACGCCGTATGGCGTCCAGTCCCCGGTAGTGAACATCGTCTCCACAGTGTCGGTGTCTGATATCATTTTCAAGGCTTTTTGATGTTGATCACTGTACACTACTTGTTTGTTGTACATACATAGGTACATGCCATAGTCAGTAATGCTGACGGTGTGGTGGAGGTGTCCCTGGAGATCAAACAGTTTCAGTTCTCTACTATATCCTCCCATCCACACTTTTTTATCGTCGGTAACGGCCATGTCAAACAGACGAGATTTATACTTTTTACTAGCAGGGAACCCAGTGTATATAACAGAAGTAACTGTTGGTACCTCTAACATTCTTCTACCTGATAACgccttttcttttaatttattttctaaatattcaTCTATTTTATACTCATAAAAGTTCGGAAATGAATATTGTGAGACCTCACTCATTATCTTCTGATTCTGAATCACTGATACAAAATTCTGTATTTCTTTGACATTCTTTGCTGTATGTAATTTTGCCGTTTTTGCGTTCATATCATCCACTCTTCTAATCATTTCTACCAATTCGGTCTTTTGTTTCTGTAGTACAACCTCGTGTTCCTTTTGCATGCCATCCAGTTCCTGGTGAAGTTTTTTCACGGTCTTTTCGATCAGTTTGATCCACTCTTCTCCCCGCTCTGTAACTTCATCTTTTCTCAATTGGTAAACCGAGGGTATTGAGGACAGCAGCTTCGTCGTGTGATCCAGTGTTCTTTGTAATTCATGTTTAGATGACTGAAGTCGATCATTTTCCCGtgcaatcatttttaaaagttcctCAATTTTATCGGATAGCTCGGACATTTCGTGCGATTTGTGTTTGATAGAAACGCAAAGCATGCAAATTGGAGCATCACAAGTTTTACAGTATGCGGAGCAATCGTTTTGGGGATGGGAATCACAGTGGCATGTGTCGTCATCATCCTTGCTGGTGTAATCTACAATGTCATGGCCGTTTTTCGATTTCACGCGTAGATGTATGAGGGCACAGGGGTCACAGAGATTGACCCTGCATCGTCTGCAGATAAACGAGACTGGTTGCTGACACAAGTTACATTCCACCACATGCTGGGCTTCATCTCTAGATGCCATCATAAAAGATTTAGTGTGCCCTGTAAAAGGTTTTTATCAgaaacatatattaaatcatacatTGTTTAATTAAGTTTGCAAATGAGTTATTACCTGGgctgataattaaaaaaaatacatggatGTTTCGATGatagaaggattttttttcgCCAGGATACATGCAATGCTTTGTTTAGTAATTCATGCGGGATAAGAAGGTGGCGATattgcaaaagaaaaaatatataacccgcgataactttaaaagaaatccattaaattgattgtaaaaagtaagtaaaattaactaaattactgtcaatgtacatcagtacgccAAATCGTCTTCTATTAGAATTTGAGACAGACATCATCATGATATTTTCGTGCAGTTCGGTTCGTGACTTTCTTACGTAGATAAAGGttacgaccaatcgataaacggggcgtgtagatttcaattttttaaatctatgaatTACAATTGATTTCCGTAAGAAACAGAGGGAGCCATATTTAGTGTATGTAATCATACTAAATTAACACTGTATTTCTTAATATAACAGATTTCGTTGTAAAGTTTACAAATTATGCTTGATGTATTTTAGCTGCAGCTAGTTGTATTGACGCTATGCCCTCCATGGGCCAATGATTTACAAATGattgttattttctatttacatgaTCATATGATTATCTAAGGGGACTTAATactttaaatataattcatataaagTAATCACTACTCTAAATACCTTTGACAATATAGCACGGTGTCAGTGGGACAAAGGCCACAACTTATACATGCACAATCAGAATTAAAACATCGTGTCATGTTACAAAATCTGAAAGCCTCTTTCTTTTTTAGATTAAATCGTTATAGGCAATCATCAGCCATAGTAAAAAAGtggcattttctttttcaaaatatcgtattcatgtacatttttttagttatttcaTCTGATATCACACAACATTACAGTAGTCTTAACAGGATGCATGCTTGCTAGTGTATTCATCATTATATATCaactttcatttattaaaacttcGTCTTAATATACCAGTCTTGGTTAAAGTATTACCTCACATTAGGAACATAACttccaaaataaaagaaaatcccTCTCAAACAGGCACATAATCAACTTTCGGTTTATGATcccttatatatatatggatCCTTATACACTATGGGCGCGCTTGATTTAGCTAACTGGGTGTACACTTACTAGTTTACACCGGTGTAGACATTTTGTATTGTGTATCAAGTGCACTTAAATGGGGAAGTGTATATGAGGTAGAGAAAGGAGAATAAAAATGGCGGAAAAGGATGCAGTTTTAACAGAGAAACGGCAATCCGAGGCTTCTTTCTGAtgtaaatgcaataaaataaatatgtttcaaaGGATGACTACGATATTTGCGagaaagtaattttttaaaagaagaattttCCTTTCAATTGCAGAAATGATCAACATCTAAACTGCAGCTTTTAACTTTACGTAATTGtgttaaataaaagtatgctgTTACCAAGTACTGTTTTCATAGGGGGCGATCATCACGGTTTCTTGATTCTCCATATGATAATACCGACTTCATACATAGTCAGCGCATGTTTGCATATTGTTCTTCCTTTAGCAGTGGGTTTATATTTGCATTATTAGTATCTAAGTTATGTTAAAGGGAGATTAATAGACAAACATGCGCTCATGgttcaaattaaagaaaaatgactCTTCTTACTTTCGCTTTCTCTGTTGTAATCAAGGGTTGATACatgttgaatattataattatcaatTCTATCACGTGACGTGTAAGGTAGCATGTTATGTTTTTCGAACACGTTAAGTCGTCAAACATTGATATAAAGTCTTCTGTACTTCTCTACTTACTAGTACATGGTGGTGGTCTAATTGTTGAAACTATGGTAAATAGTATATTTATACCATATAGAATAAAAAGGGCTATGATGAAAGAGTGAtcgcatattttttttatacgatTGGCATTGTTATTTATGCTAGTCTAATTTTAGTACCATTCTatctgcaataatgtagccctctcccgattttttttgggggggggggggggagagggctacaactccataggatctccgtaatggtgcaattgcgggagtgattcactcccgcaacaatttcgtctcaaatcgtatataaatgacaataacatttgcatttcttacctgaactcaaacattgtagatgtctatggcataaattaatccaaaaatatcaagtatagtccatatatcggttatttttcgtgtatgtcaacaacacaAGTTGAATtcgtccgccatgtttactgaccttgaccggtctTATTTctggacagccaatgagaattcaggagcggatcttgaactgaatataggaattcccctattttaaacataattaacgcggtaaatatgatatttccattatataccatttccttaaatgatattttagtgatagaacgaggtaagatcgattatctacactgacattcacgttatcaagcccatcaaaactccaagcgtaaatcccataaaatcacgcgagaactgtcatggctgctgaaaaagacgactggtaaacatgctgatgtgttttatctggttttgatttatatacggttactttgttcaacctgaattaaaaaatcgttttatcTAAAGGAGGTCAATTATAAAATcatcttttcagaccgaagtcagtagcattaaaaaattaattttgcaccattacggagatcctgtggaattttagccctctccagtaaacatcagatataaaaaaatcggagagggctacattattgcagctagtaCCATTCTGATAATGTCAGCTCCACCTCTCATGCATATTAATATCATCTTATGCTCGATCAAGGGGATATAAGCGAAACCTCTGTTTTTTGGAAGTTGTTAGGAGAAAAGCATAGAATTAGCTAATTGTATCACAGTCTAAACTATTCATTAATGTTGGAAATTGTCAAGACTCTTTGATAAAATAAACCAAATTAATATTAGGTTAAGAAATAAACGCAACAGAAGAGACAAAAAAAAGACACAAAATCCGGTGCTTGGTGCGGTCATCCTTTAATGGCTTTCATACAAAAGACAAATTATATGTGACTTCTAAATCATTTGTCAAGTTTCCAATCATAACATTCGTCCGCCATATTGGTGTCGGTGCTACACCCAGCATCACATGCCCCCGACTCTGTGAAATAGGGGTTCATAGATAAAGTCCGGTTTAGAATCTAATTAATAGAATCTTCGCCTCCATGTAATGGTAAATTATTGTAATTTTCACTTATCTAACTTATTCCCTTGGCACAAATACTCACTGGATGAAAACTCAAACTTTAACACAACTAATTGaagatcaaatatttaaaagtcatCAGAAATTCTGACAATCTCAATGCAATTTTcgaaaatttatattattatttgcaggtttcaaaatattatttgcaaGCTTATGAACCACTTCCATTTATTGGTGAGTATACCTATGTGTTCTGTAAGGAAATCTCTACAGCTTGTTTCTTCCATTTTATAGGATATAGCATCCCTCTTGATATGTTTGAAGAGAAAGTgacattaaataataattaatttttctataaCTACCCGGCACGCACAGAATACATAGTAGAGGATCCGCGGCAAGTTTGTCTGAAATACCTGGTACAGTTCACCAAGGGCAGTGCAAGATAATACCGACCCCCAGTACTAACACTGGCTGGACAGGGGTCAGGGCTAACTCATGGAGGCTTGCTCTCTGTAAACCTTGTATGCTCATAGTTATCATTCAGGTACAAAAACATGGATCATTTACTCCCGACAGTCCACACAAATCAAATAACTTGTTATCA containing:
- the LOC136276507 gene encoding E3 ubiquitin-protein ligase TRIM71-like, with the translated sequence MMASRDEAQHVVECNLCQQPVSFICRRCRVNLCDPCALIHLRVKSKNGHDIVDYTSKDDDDTCHCDSHPQNDCSAYCKTCDAPICMLCVSIKHKSHEMSELSDKIEELLKMIARENDRLQSSKHELQRTLDHTTKLLSSIPSVYQLRKDEVTERGEEWIKLIEKTVKKLHQELDGMQKEHEVVLQKQKTELVEMIRRVDDMNAKTAKLHTAKNVKEIQNFVSVIQNQKIMSEVSQYSFPNFYEYKIDEYLENKLKEKALSGRRMLEVPTVTSVIYTGFPASKKYKSRLFDMAVTDDKKVWMGGYSRELKLFDLQGHLHHTVSITDYGMYLCMYNKQVVYSDQHQKALKMISDTDTVETMFTTGDWTPYGVTSAASGDLLVCLRKDDQSKVVRYSSTGTVLQEIQYDSQCQPLYKRVMYITENVNEDIIVTDWEKKAVIAVDRLGIFRYSYSGKDEDFKALSVATDSVGHVIVTDFQGNKIHMLDKDGRFLRYIIPEGGIKDPRGVCILGHGEMMVGECLTGIAKRIRYLED